In Bradyrhizobium sp. WBOS07, the genomic window TTCAGGGCCGCGAGCTCCTCGAAGGCTTCGGCGATCAGCCGCGCGCCTGCGCGGGTGGTGGACGTGACACGGTGCAGGTCGAACACGACGATTTGCGGCCGCGGTCGTCCGGCCAGCCGGCGCGAGACGTAGTCGACGGCCGACAGCGACAGCGTGCCGACCAGCTCTATGACCCGTACCTCCTGCTCGTGCGCGGCCAGGATCTCGCGCTCCTGCGGCCGGCGCACGCGGCGGGACGGGCTCTTGCCGATATCGTAATCGGCGATGACGGCGTTGCGGGCGTCGTCGCTGCGGTTGAGCATGTGGAGGTCGTAATGCGAGGACAGGGCCTCGCAGACCTTCATGCCGCGCACGCTGTTGCCGTGCTTGTCGAGCTTTGGCGAATAGCTGCCGAGCCCGAGGCGGGCGGGGAGCGCGGCCAGGATGCCGCCGCCGACGCCGCTCTTGGCGGGAATGCCGATGCGGTAGATCCATTCGCCGGCATAGTCGTACATGCCCGACGAGGTCATCACCGAGAGCGTGCGCGAGATCGCATAAGGCGTCAGCACCTGCTCGCCCGTCACCGGATTGACGCCGCGATTGGCCAGCGTTGCCGCCATCACCGCGATGTCGCGCGCGGTGACTAGCACGGCGCATTGCCGGAAGTAGACGTCGAGCACGGCGGCGACGTCGTCCGAGATCACCGCGTTGGTCTTGAGCAGATAGGCGATCGCGCGGTTGCGGTCGCCGGTCTGGCTTTCGGACGCATAGACGGCCTCGTCCACGGCGAGCTCGCGGCCGGCAAAGCGGCCGAGTGCGAGGCGGATCTGCTCGAAGGCTTCTGCGCCCTTGCTGTCGTGGATCAGCCCGGTGCAGGCGATGGCGCCGGCATTGACCATCGGGTTGAACGGGTGGTTCTCGGCGTTGAGGCGGATCGAGTTGAAGGGATCGCCCGAGGGCTCGACGCCGATCGCGCGCTCGACCCTGCCGGCGCCGAGCAGGTCCAGCGCCAGCGCGAACACGAACGGCTTTGACATCGACTGGATGGTGAAAGGCACCCTGGAGTCGCCGACCTCGTAGACGTGGCCGTCCAGGGTCGCGAGGCTGATGCCGAAACAGGCAGGGTCGGCCTTGCTCAGCTCGGGAATGTAGTCGGCAACGCTGCCCGAAGTTTCGGCAGAGAATTCGTTGAGGCAATTGTCCAGAAACCGCAGCAAGGGCGGTTGCGAACGGGTCCAGGCGGCGGCGAGAGGCGAGAGCGGTGTCATCGCCTCACTTGTGCAACGCAATCAGGGGGCGCGCAACCCGTCCGGCACCATGGTCTGCCGCCGGACCAGCACGAGCGCGAGCAAGGCGGTGGGCACGAGAATGCCAAGGCCGAGCAGCGTCACCTGCAGCTGCGACAGCGGCATGATGCCGCCGCCGGGCGTGGCCACCACGAAGCCGCCGATCACCAGCAGCACGCGGATTGGCCATTCCAGCGCGCCGGTCCCGCGCAAGTCCCCGACGAAAGGCTGGTAGCCCTGAATGCCGCCGCAGATGAACAGCGTACCGAAGGCGGCGAGCCCCATCAGGCCGAGGCCGGCCAGATACGGGCTCGGCCCCTGCAGCACCAGCGCCGGATTGAGCACGAAGAAGAACGGCAGGAAATAGATGATGCTGCCGACCCACATCGATTCCCAGCCGGTCTTCATCGCCGGCGAGCCGGCGATGCCGGCCGCGGCGAAGGAGGCGATCGCGACCGGCGGTGTGATCGACGACAGCATGCCCCAATAGAAGATGAACATGTGCACCGCCATGCGGTTGAGCCCGAGCTTCTCCAGCGCGGGCGCGACCAGGATGGCAAGGAAGATGTAGCAGGCCGTCGTGGTCAGCCCGAGGCCGAGGATCAGGCTGGTCAGGGCGCACATCGCCAGCAGCAGGAAGGGATTGTCGCCGGCGATATGCAAGAGGTCGTTGGCAAGGCTCGACACCACCCCAGTCATCGAGAATGCGCCGATCAGCAGGCCGCAGCCGGCGAGGATGCCGACGAGCTCGACGAAGGTGCGCCCGTTGACCTCAAGGAATTTGCCGATGGTCGCAAGCGTCCAGCGCGTGTCCTTGGAGAAGAACTGGTTGAGCACGAGCAGCAGCGCGGTGGCATAGAACGGCGCATGGCTCTCGCGCTTGAAGTAGAGCAGCATCACGACCAAGAGCGCGATGACGAAGACGTAGTACCAGCCGTCCTTGATCGTATCCATGACCCGCGGCAGCTCGGCGCGCGGAATGCCTTTCAGCTTGTGGCGCGCGGCGTAGGCGTCGACCTGCATGAACAGGCCGGCGTAATAGAGCACGGCCGGAATGATCGCGGCCACCGCGACGTCGGCATAGCTGACGTTGAGGAACTGCGCGATCACGAACGCGGTGGCGCCCATCACCGGCGGCGCCAGCACCGCACCGGTCGAGGCGCAGGCCTCGATCGCGGCCGCATAGGAGGCGCGGAAGCCGCTCTTCTTCATCACGGGGATGGTCATGGTCCCCGCGGTCAGCACGTTGGAGATGATCGAGCCCGACATCATGCCGAGCAGGCCGCTGGCGAAGATGCAGACCTTGGCCGCACCGCCGCGGAAGGTACCGCACAGCGCGAAGGCGAGGTTGATGAAGAACTTGCCGGCGCCGGTCATCATCAGCGCGGTGCCGA contains:
- a CDS encoding TRAP transporter permease; the encoded protein is MMSSSTSTAPQDAATRVVFDDPHGAAANLQEVEVTRVRTLRGAWRWMLVAATAATILLCINQQFSLRFFIGYTQLNTEYFYLLIALMLPFTFLIFPGTGRAPLDRIPWYDLVLFVATFAAAIMLMSNVRKAAEAGWEFGGAPTSVIAAGLVMWAILMEALRRTGGWSLLLSVLPFTVYPLFAEAGWLGPFRGTQSTLEQATAYHVLSGESLLGIPIQAFADTVIGFLVFGTALMMTGAGKFFINLAFALCGTFRGGAAKVCIFASGLLGMMSGSIISNVLTAGTMTIPVMKKSGFRASYAAAIEACASTGAVLAPPVMGATAFVIAQFLNVSYADVAVAAIIPAVLYYAGLFMQVDAYAARHKLKGIPRAELPRVMDTIKDGWYYVFVIALLVVMLLYFKRESHAPFYATALLLVLNQFFSKDTRWTLATIGKFLEVNGRTFVELVGILAGCGLLIGAFSMTGVVSSLANDLLHIAGDNPFLLLAMCALTSLILGLGLTTTACYIFLAILVAPALEKLGLNRMAVHMFIFYWGMLSSITPPVAIASFAAAGIAGSPAMKTGWESMWVGSIIYFLPFFFVLNPALVLQGPSPYLAGLGLMGLAAFGTLFICGGIQGYQPFVGDLRGTGALEWPIRVLLVIGGFVVATPGGGIMPLSQLQVTLLGLGILVPTALLALVLVRRQTMVPDGLRAP
- the glsA gene encoding glutaminase A, with product MTPLSPLAAAWTRSQPPLLRFLDNCLNEFSAETSGSVADYIPELSKADPACFGISLATLDGHVYEVGDSRVPFTIQSMSKPFVFALALDLLGAGRVERAIGVEPSGDPFNSIRLNAENHPFNPMVNAGAIACTGLIHDSKGAEAFEQIRLALGRFAGRELAVDEAVYASESQTGDRNRAIAYLLKTNAVISDDVAAVLDVYFRQCAVLVTARDIAVMAATLANRGVNPVTGEQVLTPYAISRTLSVMTSSGMYDYAGEWIYRIGIPAKSGVGGGILAALPARLGLGSYSPKLDKHGNSVRGMKVCEALSSHYDLHMLNRSDDARNAVIADYDIGKSPSRRVRRPQEREILAAHEQEVRVIELVGTLSLSAVDYVSRRLAGRPRPQIVVFDLHRVTSTTRAGARLIAEAFEELAALNVTVVLSGVRRASREWDSLREWTAELKNVRDFYLLDTAIEWAEDQIVYRYGGSIDFHETTELAEQPLLAGMSEEELTDLASICTIRTYQAGAKIITTGDPAESLFFLRSGAVHVTLPDGVRLATLTAGMAFGEMALLEQTRSADVFADMAATAFEVPLKAFERFRKQHPRASERVMRNLAQLLADRLIVANAKVDILTST